GAAGACCGTGAAGTCTGCAAAGAAGATTGTAGACCGCAAGGAGCCGGTTATCTGGGATATCCTGGAACATGTAATGAAAGGCCATCCGGTATTGTTGAACCGTGCGCCGACATTGCACCGTTTGGGTATTCAGGCATTCCAGCCGAAGATGATCGAAGGAAAGGCTATCCAATTGCACCCGTTGGCTTGTACGGCGTTCAATGCCGACTTCGACGGTGACCAGATGGCTGTTCACTTGCCTCTGAGCAACGAAGCTGTACTGGAAGCGCAATTGCTGATGCTTCAATCGCACAATATCTTGAATCCGGCTAATGGTGCGCCGATTACCGTGCCTGCACAGGATATGGTATTGGGATTGTATTACATTACCAAGATACGTAAAGGGGCTAAAGGTGAAGGACTGATTTTCTACGGACCGGAAGAAGCCTTGATTGCTTATAACGAAGGTAAGGTAGACATCCACGCCGAAATCAGCGTTTTGACGAATGATTTGGATGAAAACGGCAATATCGTCAAGAAGATGATTAAAGAGACATCTGTCGGACGTATTATTGTCAATGAACTGGTTCCGGACGAATGCGGATACCTGAACATGATTATTTCTAAGAAATCATTGCGCGATATCATTAGTGATGTAATCAAGAAAGTGGGTGTGGCTCGTGCTTGCGAATTCTTGGATGGTATCAAGAATTTGGGATATCAAAAGGCATTCGAAGGCGGATTGTCATTCAACTTGGGCGATATCATCATTCCGAAGGAGAAAGAAGAACTGATTAAGCGTGGTAATGAGGAAGTGGAACAAATCATGATGAACTATAACATGGGTTTCATTACCGACAACGAACGTTATAATCAGGTTATCGATACATGGACACATGTCAACAGCGACTTGTCCGACATCTTGTATAAGACGATTAAGAACGATGACCAAGGGTTCAACTCTGTATTCATGATGTTGGATTCCGGTGCCCGTGGTTCTAAGGAACAGATTCGTCAGTTGTCTGGTATGCGTGGTTTGATGGCGAAGCCGCAGAAGGCAGGTGCCGAAGGCGCACAGATTATTGAAAACCCGATTCTTTCGAACTTTAAGGAAGGTCTTTCGGTGTTGGAGTACTTTATCTCTACCCACGGTGCCCGTAAAGGTCTTGCCGATACCGCGTTGAAGACAGCCGATGCCGGATACCTGACCCGTCGTCTGGTTGACGTGTCACACGATGTGATTATCAATGAAGAAGACTGCGGTACCTTGCGCGGACTGGTTTGCACGGCATTGAAGAACAACGATGAAGTTATCGCTACGCTGTACGAACGCATCTTGGGACGTGTGTCGGTACACGATGTGATTCATCCTACGACCGGAAAGCTGATTGTAGCTTCGGGCGAAGAGATTACCGAAAGCATTGCCGAGGAAATCGAAAACTCTCCGATAGAAAGCGTGGAAATCCGTTCGGTATTGACGTGCGAATCGAAGAAAGGTGTCTGTGCGAAGTGTTACGGACGTAACCTTGCTACCAGCCGTATGGTTCAGAAAGGTGAAGCGGTCGGAGTCATTGCCGCACAGTCTATTGGTGAGCCGGGTACTCAGTTGACATTGCGTACCTTCCATGCCGGTGGTATTGCCGGTAACATGGCAGCCAATGCAAGCATCGTGGCAAAGAATGACGCGCGTCTGGAATTCGAAGAACTGCGTACGGTAGATGCTGTAGAAGAAACCGGCGAACCGGTGAAGATTGTGGTAGGCCGTTTGGCGGAAGTCCGGTTTATTGATGTCAATACGGGCATTGTATTGTCTACCCACTATGTACCATACGGTTCTAAGCTGTATGCTTCAGACGGTGAAGTGGTAGAGAAGGGCAAGCTGATTGCCAAGTGGGACCCGTTCAATGCCGTTATCGTAACCGAGGTTGCAGGTAAGATTGCATTCGAGTCGGTTATCGAGAATGTAACGTATAAGGTAGAATCGGATGAGGCTACCGGTTTGCGTGAAATCATCATTACAGAGTCGAAAGACAAGAACAAGATACCTTCATTGCATATCCTTGATGAAAATGGCAATGAAATCCGTACGTACAACTTGCCGGTAGGCGGACACGTGGTAGTAGAAGACAAGCAAATCGTGAAGGCGGGTGATATTCTGGTGAAGATTCCGCGTGCCGTAGGTAAGGCGGGCGATATCACCGGTGGTTTGCCTCGTGTGACAGAGTTGTTCGAGGCACGTAATCCGTCCAATCCTGCTGTGGTATCTGAAATCGACGGTGAGATTACCATGGGTAAGATCAAACGTGGTAACCGTGAAATCATTGTGACTTCAAAGACCGGTGATGTGAAGAAGTATCTGGTAGCATTGTCCAAGCAGATTCTGGTACAGGATAATGACTATGTACGTGCCGGTACTCCGTTGTCCGACGGCGCCATTACGCCTGCCGATATCCTGGCGATTAAAGGTCCTACGGCTGTACAGGAATACATCGTTAATGAAATCCAGGACGTTTATCGTCTGCAGGGTGTGAAGATTAACGATAAGCACTTCGAGATTATCGTACGCCAGATGATGCGCAAGGTACAGATTGACGAGCCGGGAGATACCCGTTTCTTGGAGCAACAGGTGGTAGACCGTCTGGAATTCAATGAAGAGAACGACCGTATCTGGGGCAAGAAAGTTGTGGTTGACGCAGGTGATTCGCAGAACCTCCAGCCGGGGCAGATTGTTACGGCACGTAAGTTGCGTGACGAGAACAGTATGCTGAAACGCCGCGACCTGAAACCGGTGGAAGTACGTGATGCTGTTCCGGCAACTTCTACGCAGATTCTGCAAGGTATTACCCGTGCCGCATTGCAGACTTCCAGCTTCATGTCGGCAGCATCCTTCCAGGAAACGACGAAGGTGCTCAACGAAGCGGCTATCAACGGTAAGGTAGACCGTCTGGAAGGTATGAAGGAGAATGTGATTTGCGGTCACTTGATTCCTGCAGGTACCGGACAGCGCGAGTTCGACAAGATTATCGTAGGCTCGAAAGAGGAATACGACCGTATCCTTGCCAACAAGAAGAATGTGCTTGACTATAACGAAGTAGAATAATCATTATCTCTTTGGTGTTTATCATAGAAAGCTCCCGCCCGTCAAGGGTCGGGAGCTTTTTTTATCCATGCGTTTTTCCCTCTGCTTGCTTTTGAAGTCTGAAGGAAATGGCTAACTTTGTGGACGGATAAACTTGAGGCTATGGATATATTCCTTATCATATTAGGTGTCATTTGTCTGGTGGCGGGTATGCTGGGGTGTGTGCTTCCGTTACTTCCCGGACCTCCGCTTGCCTATGTCGGCATGTTGTTGTTTCATTTCACCGGGCGGTTGCAGTTTACTCCGGTGCAGTTGGTTGTGTGGGCTGTATTGGTTGTTCTGGTGCAGGTGCTCGATTACGTGATACCGATGTTGGGGACGAAGTATGCCGGAGGCACCAAATGGGGCAATTGGGGATGTGTCATCGGTACGGTAGCAGGCTTGTTCTTTCCGCCTTGGGGAATTATCCTCGGTCCTTTCGTTGGAGCGGTTATCGGTGAGTTGGCGGGAGACAAGAACCTGAAAGATGCCTTGCGCTCAGGGTTCGGCTCTTTGGCGGGCTTCTTGTTCGGAACAGTTGTCAAGCTGGCATTGTGCGGTTATTTCGTTTGGCAATTCCTTGTAGCCTTCTGAGTTTGTTGGAGGATGGTCAGTCAGAAATGAAATGCGAATATTTCTAAGCCTGTACACATGGCGGTGCGGGCTGGGAGTTAGATGCCAATACCTCTTGCATTGTTTTTGGATGCGGCAGTTTGTGTCGCCCGATGCGGTTAGCTGCTTTCCTGTCAGCATCTATCTGCGTTTTCAGTCCTCTATAGCCAGTACTGCTGTCCTGACAGGTCAGGACTCCAGTCCTTGCCCGCTGGGACTGCAGTCCTTGCTGGGAGGACTGGGAAGAGGAGCAGGATGTGTCGGGCGAAGCAAGCTTTTGCGTTGTCGGATGAGGTTTATTGGCAGAAGGGATAAATATGATGAACTGTTGTGTTCCAGCGTATTGAATTGTAAATCCTGTATGGTGGATTTTAAAAAATTGTTATACCTTTGCAGGCATAAAAGGACAAGCCATGAAACCGAATGCCGTAACCTGCCTATTGTTGATTTTCTGTGTGATGAACCTGTTCTTCGGCTGCTCTCAGCGGAAAGCCGCCCCTTTGCCCGAACTGGAGCAGGCGGAAGCGGTGATGTTCGACTATCCCGACAGCGCCTTGCGTATTTTAGAATCTATGCCCATGCCTGCCGATAAGGAGCAGCATGCCTTGTGGTGCCTGTTGGTGACGCAGGCGAAATACAAACAATACCTTCCTATCACTTCCGATTCGTTGATTCGTATCGCGTACGATTATTACAAGCTTACGGATAATGCCCGGCGTAAGGCGATGGCGGCACTTTATATGGGTAATGTGAATTACGAATTGCAGAAGATAGAAACCTCCATGGCTTATTATTTGGAAGCGAAAGATGAAATGGTACATACCGATGATTATACCTTGGGATATTTGGTAATGTCCAGTCTTGGCGATTTATACCTTTACAGGGACTTGACAGATTATGCATTAGAGGTGATTCAAAAGTCGTATGATTATGCCGTGAAAACGCCTTATTTAAAATATAAAGCTTATGCTTTAAGAGATATGGCAAGAGTCTATGCAGTAAAAGACCGATTGGATTCGGCTATTGTTTATTATAATAAGGCTATAGGGGAAACTCAAAAAGCGAATTTGTCGGATTTGGAGCAAGCGTTTAAAAATGAATTGGCATCTATCTATATTTTATTAGGGGATTCCAGAAAGGCATTGGATTTAAAAAAAGAAGTCATTGAAAGCCCTTATCGCACCGCTCAGATCTATTATGGCATGGGAGTGGCTTATATAAATGTGCACGAATACGATTCAGCCTATTATTGCTTGAATCGGGCATTGGGCGCTTCAAATATTTATACGCGTGGTGCGGTTTACCAAAGCTTGTTGTCTTTAAGCAAACGTTGCCCGCAATATCGGGACTATGCGCTTCAGTACAGCGATTCCTTACGTTTTTATGAGGATTCCATCCGTTCGATAGACAAGAGCAAGGAAATCGTTGTTTACCAGGAGCAGATAAAGCAGGAGAAGCTGAAGCTGGAAAAAGCCAATGCCACCCGCTGGCTCTTGGTTTCGGTGCTGGCGGGCGTGGTGCTTCTCGCCTTGCTGGTCTACGTCTACCAACGCCGTAAAATCGTCCTGCACCGCAAGGAAGAGGAACTGAACCGTCTGGGCTTGCGGCTTCACGAGCATGAATCGCTGATGGACCGGAACAACGCTTACATTGCGGAACTGGAAGCGCAGATAGCCGAGGGGCGTGAGGCTTCGGACCAGTTGGGTGAGCAAGAGGAAACGCTTGCCTCCCTACGTAAGGAAAACGATTCCTTGCGCCGTGATGCGGACCGCTTGCGTAAGGAAATGGAGAAGCTCCGCCTCCCTTCGGAAGAGTCGGGAGGTACGGAACGCATCGCCGCAGAACTTCGCCAGACCAGGCAGGAGAACGAGGAGCTCCGCATCCGCATGCTGGAACGATACCCCGAGCTTTCCTCCCTCCATGCCCATCCGGTGTACCTTCAGGCGGAAGGCATGTCACGGCTCCGCCAGATATGCGATACGGTGTACGGGGGCTTTTGCCGGCGTCTCTCGCAATCCGTCCCTTCGCTGAGTGAGTACGAGGTGGAGCTGTGCTGCCTGATCAAGCTCCGCTTCACAGTCGGTGAGATAGCCGCCCTGCTGGGCATTTCCCCTTCCTCGGTCTCTACCAGCAAGCACCGTGTGAAGAAGAAAATCTATTCGTGCTTCGGCATCACGGACAAGAAGAGCCTGGACTTATGGGTTTGGGAAGCCTGAACATGCCGCATCTGTATAGATTCGGATTTCCTTAAAATGGGTAATCTGTTTATTATAAGCTGTTTGTAGGATTGTCGCTGTATAGATGGATTTCTTGTTTCATCGGATAATAGTCTTTAACTTTGCGCCAAACAAAACAAAGACAATCAACCGAAATGAGACAGATTTTATTCTTTTTGCTGTGTCTGTGCGCGGCATCCATCCTTCCGGCGCAGACCTACACGGGCAAGGTAACGGACGAGAAAAACCAGCCATTGCCCTACGCCAATGTAGTGTTGTTATCCCTTCCCGATTCCGCCTTTGTGACGGGAACGGTAAGTGATGAATCGGGTGCTTTTGCCCTAAAGACGAACCGGGACAATCTGCTGCTCCGGATTTCCTCCATCGGCTATGCTACTATATATAATAAGGTAGAGAAACCGGACTTGGGAACCATCCAGCTTTTGCCCGATGCACAGCTGTTGGGCGAAGTGGTGGTAAAGGGCGATTTGCCCAAAGTGCAGTTGAAAGGGGATGCGCAGGTGACGAATGTGACGGGCACTATCTTGGAGAAGGCAGGTACGGGCAATGACTTGCTGAGCAAGCTTCCGGGCGTATCGGCGGAAGAAGGTACGGTAAACGTGTTCGGTTCGGGTGAGGCTGAAATCTATATCAACGGGCGCAAGATGCGTAATGCTTCGGAACTGGACCAGCTTTCATCGGATAACGTGAAGCGTGTAGAGATGGTGCGCAATCCCGGTGCACGGTATGACGCAACGGTGAAAGCCGTGGTGCGCATCTATACCAAGAAGGCACAAGGGGAGGGATTTGGTTTCAATAACCGGGCTTATGTAAGATACCAATACGGGTGGAGCGTACTTGACCAGTTCAATTTCAATTACCGTAAGGGTGGATTTGATTTTGGAGGTATGCTTTTCGGTTCCCATTCATATAATGAGGATAACAAGATCCTGACGACGGAGACTTACCTTGATAAATATTGGAAACAGGTGAATGATATTCACTCTCAGTCGCAAAGCCAAAACTTTTCCGCCAGACTTTCGCTCAACTACCAATTTAATGAGAATCATTCCATGGGTGCCCGTTATGAGTTTGACCGTACTCCCAAAGACAAATGGTCGATTTCCCCTATGTATTCGGAGGTGTTCCAAAGTGGAGAGCTTTATGAACAGAACACAAGCAATGGATGGCAAAAAACTCCTGCTACCACTCATTCGTTTAATGTATATTATAACGGACAGATAGGAGAGTGGAATGTTGATTTCAATGCCGACGGGATGTGGTCGTACACCAAAAACTTGCAGGACATGAATGAACAGTACCTTCCGGCAGACGGCATTTGGCAAGAACAGAACATCTCTTCTTACAACAAGGACGAAAATACGCTTTATGCTGCTAAACTGATTGTGAGCCGTCCTTTGTGGGGTGGCAATTTTTCATTCGGCGGTGAGTATACATACACAGACCGGGTGAACACTTATGTCAACTATCAGGGAATCTTAGCTGATGACGACAGCAATATCGAGGAAAGCGCAGCTTCAGCTTTTTTGGAGTATGCCCGTAGCTTCGGTAAGTTGCGGGCTCAGGTAGGTGTACGTTACGAACACATTACGTCCGATTATTATGAGGATGACATTCGGGTGGATGGACAGAGCCGTACATACGACAATGTATTTCCGACCGTTTCCTTCTCCTTGCCTGTGGGCAAGACACAGCTTTCGTTAAGCTATACGGGTAGCATCGAGCGTCCGTCATATTGGGATTTGCGGAGCAACGTGACCTACGCTAACCGTTATACGTACGAGAGCGGTAACCCCTTGCTTCAGCCTTCACTCATCAACCGTCTGTCATTGGATGCTTCTTGGGAATGGATTTATTTCAACGCACGCTATACACATACTAAGGACGTGATGATTCAGACCAGTGCCGCTTATTCGGATGACGACCCGACCATCACGCTTTTGATTCATGACAACAAGTATAATTTGGATAATATTAATGCGACTTTGTCTTTTTCACCAGTTATCAGTGTTTGGTCACCTCGACTTACATTGATGTATCTTCAGCAATGGTATAAGGTGGATATGCCTAACGGGAAACGGAAGAATTTTAATAATCCGATAGGCAGCTTTACGTGGAATAATAATTTTCGTCTCCCCTTGGGCTTTATGCTTGATGTGGATTTCTTTTTGCAGACGACTGGTGAACAAGAAAATTATCACATAGCGAAGACTGTTTGGTCAGCAGATTTCGGTCTGCGTAAGACTTTTTTTAATGAACGCTTTAGCCTGCAATTACAAGCAACGAACTTATTCAACTCTAAAGAATACGATGGTTTCGTTTATAGCGGTAATCGGATACTGGGGTTAGATCAGCAATCGCGCCGCCGCTTCACACTGACCCTCCGCTACAAGTTCAATGCCACCAAGAGCAAGTACAAAGGCACGGGAGCAGGTCAGGAACAGCGAAGCCGAATGTGATGCTGAGTTTGTGAGTTTTTTAGTTCTTGAGTTTTTAAGTTTCTCTGATGCTTAACTCAAGAACTTACGAACTTAAAAACTCAAGAACTAAAAACTTAACAACTAACCTACAAGCTGTTGATTTCCTTTTCGGACAATCCGCTGCATTCAGCAATTATGCTGATTGCAACTCCTTTAGCCTTCAGGCTTTGCGCCATTTCAATTGCTTTTTTCTTTTCTCCTTTTTCAATACCGATTTTTTCTCCTTCTTTCAATCCTTCAGCTCTTCCTTCTTCCAATCCTTCTCTACGTGAGCTGCTGATTTGCATTTTTGCAGTGCTAACCACATCCCAAAAGTGGTCGTATCCGAGGAGCTGTTCTTTGCTGAAGGCGGATTCTTCCAGTTGGGTTACGGCTTTCTTGATTTCGGGATTCTCCATCAGCTCTTCCGGTGCCTCGCGTGTCTTTTCGTTGATTTCGGTCAGGTAGCGTAGCCAAAGCACCTGCATCTTCTTGCCTTGGTAGTTGTCCGGCGTGAACTTGGGGAGTTCGATGAAGATGAACCGCAGCCCTTCGATGACTTCCCTGGTCTCGGTTTCTTCCACAATCTGGAAGTCGTGGTAATACCCTTTGCTGTCCGAGAAGGTGTCGTTCACGAGGTTCAGCGAGTAGACGGGCTGCAGCAGTTCGTAGTCTTTCCCCTTGTCCAGCTGGCTGACGTATGCTTTCGACGCGTTGAACAGGACGCGCTGCTTGTATGCCGAAGTCCACATCATCTGCATCTCTACGATGAACTGCCTTCCGCTTTGGTCCTTGCATCGCACGTCCACGATGCTGTCTTTGTGGAAAGGCGTTTGCGGAACCATTTCGGGGTTCAGGTATTCCACCTGTGTAATCTCTTCTTCGGGTTTCTCGAATGGGAGCAATGCGTTCAGGAAACTGATAATCAAGTCGGGATGTTCTCCGAACACTTTCTTGAAGGTAAGGTCTGCTTTGGGATTAAGGTATCTCATAATCAAAAAACATTTAGCGGTTGGCTTTTTGCAAAAATACGGATTTCCGTGGATACCTCCTCCATTTTCAGCATTCTTTTGAAAAGTTTATTGAATATCCGTATTCCACCCAATTGCCATGTAGGGTCGTTGCGCCTTCCTTCTTCGGTTTAATATTTGCGGTTTCGATGGTATTTATCCCGTCTCGGTAGATTTTCAGTGTGGATGTGGAAGCCCTGCAGGATGCAGGCAGGCTTATCTCCAATCCGCTTTCCGTTTTTTACAAGTCGCAATGAGGAAGATTCCCAATAAAATCAGTGGAATGCTGAGAAGCTGTCCGATATTGAGCGTCATGCTGACCTCTTCGGCAACCTGCGGATTCTTCATGAACTCCAGCCCGAAACGGGAGCCGAAGAATATCAACAGGGATACGCCTGTAATCAGCCCTACGTATTTCTGCAAATGGTATTTATGATACATCACCCACGAAACGATGAAAGCCGCCAGGCAATAAAGCATTTCATAAATCTGCGTGGGATGACACGCCTGCGCCACACCGTTCTGATTATACAGTTCCTGCCACTCGCGCGAACGGACAAACTCGAAGCCCCAAGGCAACGTGGTAGGATAGCCGAAGATTTCAGAATTCATTAAGTTTCCGAACCGAATGCAAAAACATACGGCAGCTACGGCGGGAATCATCCGGTCGAA
The Phocaeicola salanitronis DSM 18170 genome window above contains:
- a CDS encoding Rpn family recombination-promoting nuclease/putative transposase; translated protein: MRYLNPKADLTFKKVFGEHPDLIISFLNALLPFEKPEEEITQVEYLNPEMVPQTPFHKDSIVDVRCKDQSGRQFIVEMQMMWTSAYKQRVLFNASKAYVSQLDKGKDYELLQPVYSLNLVNDTFSDSKGYYHDFQIVEETETREVIEGLRFIFIELPKFTPDNYQGKKMQVLWLRYLTEINEKTREAPEELMENPEIKKAVTQLEESAFSKEQLLGYDHFWDVVSTAKMQISSSRREGLEEGRAEGLKEGEKIGIEKGEKKKAIEMAQSLKAKGVAISIIAECSGLSEKEINSL
- a CDS encoding outer membrane beta-barrel family protein, producing the protein MRQILFFLLCLCAASILPAQTYTGKVTDEKNQPLPYANVVLLSLPDSAFVTGTVSDESGAFALKTNRDNLLLRISSIGYATIYNKVEKPDLGTIQLLPDAQLLGEVVVKGDLPKVQLKGDAQVTNVTGTILEKAGTGNDLLSKLPGVSAEEGTVNVFGSGEAEIYINGRKMRNASELDQLSSDNVKRVEMVRNPGARYDATVKAVVRIYTKKAQGEGFGFNNRAYVRYQYGWSVLDQFNFNYRKGGFDFGGMLFGSHSYNEDNKILTTETYLDKYWKQVNDIHSQSQSQNFSARLSLNYQFNENHSMGARYEFDRTPKDKWSISPMYSEVFQSGELYEQNTSNGWQKTPATTHSFNVYYNGQIGEWNVDFNADGMWSYTKNLQDMNEQYLPADGIWQEQNISSYNKDENTLYAAKLIVSRPLWGGNFSFGGEYTYTDRVNTYVNYQGILADDDSNIEESAASAFLEYARSFGKLRAQVGVRYEHITSDYYEDDIRVDGQSRTYDNVFPTVSFSLPVGKTQLSLSYTGSIERPSYWDLRSNVTYANRYTYESGNPLLQPSLINRLSLDASWEWIYFNARYTHTKDVMIQTSAAYSDDDPTITLLIHDNKYNLDNINATLSFSPVISVWSPRLTLMYLQQWYKVDMPNGKRKNFNNPIGSFTWNNNFRLPLGFMLDVDFFLQTTGEQENYHIAKTVWSADFGLRKTFFNERFSLQLQATNLFNSKEYDGFVYSGNRILGLDQQSRRRFTLTLRYKFNATKSKYKGTGAGQEQRSRM
- a CDS encoding DUF456 domain-containing protein — protein: MDIFLIILGVICLVAGMLGCVLPLLPGPPLAYVGMLLFHFTGRLQFTPVQLVVWAVLVVLVQVLDYVIPMLGTKYAGGTKWGNWGCVIGTVAGLFFPPWGIILGPFVGAVIGELAGDKNLKDALRSGFGSLAGFLFGTVVKLALCGYFVWQFLVAF
- the rpoC gene encoding DNA-directed RNA polymerase subunit beta', which codes for MAFRKDTKIKSNFSKITIGLASPEEILENSYGEVLKPETINYRTYKPERDGLFCERIFGPVKDYECHCGKYKRIRYKGIVCDRCGVEVTEKKVRRERSGHIQLVVPVAHIWYFRSLPNKIGYLLGLPTKKLDAVIYYERYIVIQPGVKAEDGVNQYDLLSEEEYLDIMDTLPKDNQYLEDTDPNKFIAKMGAEAIYDLLVRLDLDALSYELRHKANNDSSQQRKNEALKRLQVVESFRASRGRNKPEWMIVRIVPVIPPELRPLVPLDGGRFATSDLNDLYRRVIIRNNRLKRLIEIKAPEVILRNEKRMLQEAVDSLFDNSRKSSAVKTDANRPLKSLSDSLKGKQGRFRQNLLGKRVDYSARSVIVVGPELKMGECGIPKLMAAELYKPFIIRKLIERGIVKTVKSAKKIVDRKEPVIWDILEHVMKGHPVLLNRAPTLHRLGIQAFQPKMIEGKAIQLHPLACTAFNADFDGDQMAVHLPLSNEAVLEAQLLMLQSHNILNPANGAPITVPAQDMVLGLYYITKIRKGAKGEGLIFYGPEEALIAYNEGKVDIHAEISVLTNDLDENGNIVKKMIKETSVGRIIVNELVPDECGYLNMIISKKSLRDIISDVIKKVGVARACEFLDGIKNLGYQKAFEGGLSFNLGDIIIPKEKEELIKRGNEEVEQIMMNYNMGFITDNERYNQVIDTWTHVNSDLSDILYKTIKNDDQGFNSVFMMLDSGARGSKEQIRQLSGMRGLMAKPQKAGAEGAQIIENPILSNFKEGLSVLEYFISTHGARKGLADTALKTADAGYLTRRLVDVSHDVIINEEDCGTLRGLVCTALKNNDEVIATLYERILGRVSVHDVIHPTTGKLIVASGEEITESIAEEIENSPIESVEIRSVLTCESKKGVCAKCYGRNLATSRMVQKGEAVGVIAAQSIGEPGTQLTLRTFHAGGIAGNMAANASIVAKNDARLEFEELRTVDAVEETGEPVKIVVGRLAEVRFIDVNTGIVLSTHYVPYGSKLYASDGEVVEKGKLIAKWDPFNAVIVTEVAGKIAFESVIENVTYKVESDEATGLREIIITESKDKNKIPSLHILDENGNEIRTYNLPVGGHVVVEDKQIVKAGDILVKIPRAVGKAGDITGGLPRVTELFEARNPSNPAVVSEIDGEITMGKIKRGNREIIVTSKTGDVKKYLVALSKQILVQDNDYVRAGTPLSDGAITPADILAIKGPTAVQEYIVNEIQDVYRLQGVKINDKHFEIIVRQMMRKVQIDEPGDTRFLEQQVVDRLEFNEENDRIWGKKVVVDAGDSQNLQPGQIVTARKLRDENSMLKRRDLKPVEVRDAVPATSTQILQGITRAALQTSSFMSAASFQETTKVLNEAAINGKVDRLEGMKENVICGHLIPAGTGQREFDKIIVGSKEEYDRILANKKNVLDYNEVE
- the lgt gene encoding prolipoprotein diacylglyceryl transferase produces the protein MTLASIVWDVDPVLVHLGQIELRWYGLMWGLGFILAYEIVSRLFKKEGYPDNWADKLFVYCIVSSVVGARLGHCLFYEWDYYSANPAEILKIWKGGLASHGGVFLLILALVWYSKKVTKKSVWWLFDRMIPAVAAVCFCIRFGNLMNSEIFGYPTTLPWGFEFVRSREWQELYNQNGVAQACHPTQIYEMLYCLAAFIVSWVMYHKYHLQKYVGLITGVSLLIFFGSRFGLEFMKNPQVAEEVSMTLNIGQLLSIPLILLGIFLIATCKKRKADWR
- a CDS encoding sigma-70 region 4 type 2, giving the protein MKPNAVTCLLLIFCVMNLFFGCSQRKAAPLPELEQAEAVMFDYPDSALRILESMPMPADKEQHALWCLLVTQAKYKQYLPITSDSLIRIAYDYYKLTDNARRKAMAALYMGNVNYELQKIETSMAYYLEAKDEMVHTDDYTLGYLVMSSLGDLYLYRDLTDYALEVIQKSYDYAVKTPYLKYKAYALRDMARVYAVKDRLDSAIVYYNKAIGETQKANLSDLEQAFKNELASIYILLGDSRKALDLKKEVIESPYRTAQIYYGMGVAYINVHEYDSAYYCLNRALGASNIYTRGAVYQSLLSLSKRCPQYRDYALQYSDSLRFYEDSIRSIDKSKEIVVYQEQIKQEKLKLEKANATRWLLVSVLAGVVLLALLVYVYQRRKIVLHRKEEELNRLGLRLHEHESLMDRNNAYIAELEAQIAEGREASDQLGEQEETLASLRKENDSLRRDADRLRKEMEKLRLPSEESGGTERIAAELRQTRQENEELRIRMLERYPELSSLHAHPVYLQAEGMSRLRQICDTVYGGFCRRLSQSVPSLSEYEVELCCLIKLRFTVGEIAALLGISPSSVSTSKHRVKKKIYSCFGITDKKSLDLWVWEA